A DNA window from Synergistaceae bacterium contains the following coding sequences:
- a CDS encoding type II toxin-antitoxin system YoeB family toxin, with protein MRKLTFTLYAWEDYLYWQIQDKKTLKRINTLLKPKLLHRLR; from the coding sequence GTGCGTAAACTTACCTTCACACTCTACGCATGGGAAGACTACCTCTACTGGCAGATCCAGGATAAAAAGACCTTAAAACGGATCAATACGCTGCTTAAACCCAAACTTTTACACCGGTTGAGATAA
- a CDS encoding SDR family oxidoreductase has protein sequence MDKIALVTGSTNNIGKAIAEVLAGKGYHVIITSRNEDEARAVSENLPKKGSYFRVDYSDASSIESLFSFIRDRFNRLDVLVNNVAYTKNESIFDCDLTTWEYTINTNLRSYYLCTKLASEIMKPQGGGSIVNITVSSSRGAKDKFSYMVSKGGVNYLTMCAAIDLAPFNIRVNAVGSGLIGTPVGYREYVNRPYESEKIPKGHIGEPVDVAEAVAFLVSDKAKYIVGALLPVDGGLNISM, from the coding sequence ATGGACAAGATAGCGCTTGTGACAGGCTCTACAAACAACATAGGGAAGGCCATAGCAGAAGTATTGGCAGGAAAAGGATATCATGTGATCATAACTTCCAGGAATGAGGATGAAGCACGGGCTGTTTCAGAGAATCTGCCCAAGAAAGGTTCTTATTTCAGGGTGGATTATTCTGATGCGAGTTCCATTGAAAGCTTGTTCTCCTTTATAAGGGACCGATTCAACAGGCTCGATGTCCTTGTCAACAATGTTGCCTACACAAAAAACGAATCGATTTTTGATTGTGACTTAACTACCTGGGAGTATACCATCAATACAAACCTCAGAAGCTACTACCTCTGTACAAAATTGGCCTCTGAGATCATGAAACCTCAGGGAGGCGGTTCAATAGTTAACATCACTGTCTCCAGTTCAAGGGGGGCAAAGGATAAATTTTCCTACATGGTGTCCAAGGGAGGGGTAAATTACCTTACCATGTGCGCAGCAATAGATCTTGCCCCTTTCAATATCAGGGTAAATGCAGTGGGCTCAGGGCTTATAGGTACGCCTGTCGGTTATAGGGAGTATGTAAATAGGCCTTATGAGAGCGAGAAGATACCCAAAGGCCATATCGGTGAACCTGTAGATGTGGCAGAGGCCGTGGCGTTTCTTGTATCAGACAAGGCTAAATATATCGTTGGGGCACTTTTGCCGGTAGATGGCGGGCTTAACATATCAATGTGA
- the nadE gene encoding NAD(+) synthase, protein MSIREHLLLADPAAVVERITTFLIDQVRGQNRDGAILGLSGGVDSALDAFLAVKALGPSRVSLLFLPERDSSPQSRADAVRVATILGVPLQIVSITPLLRAVGAYRLEPPARFIPRTFQERYVVQRYRALQEGQPSTFLRTLRGGDGVEELRRSNAYLHIKHRLRMVMWYYWGELRNQMIVGNCNLTEKMTGYFIRYGDSGSDVDLIAGLYKTQVWQLASFVGVPEEIVRKAPSPDIAPGMTDEFALQMRYEVLDQILWGLAHAVDPVVIEDETGATAQQLAYVQELVRLSAPMRTLPPSPDLTDLVS, encoded by the coding sequence ATGAGTATCCGGGAACATCTGTTGCTTGCCGATCCAGCTGCGGTCGTCGAACGTATCACAACGTTCCTGATAGATCAGGTGCGCGGGCAGAACCGTGATGGAGCGATCCTCGGCCTAAGTGGCGGTGTCGACTCGGCGCTGGACGCATTCCTTGCAGTCAAAGCGCTGGGTCCCTCCCGGGTCTCCCTGCTCTTCCTGCCCGAACGGGACAGCAGTCCGCAAAGCAGAGCAGACGCGGTCCGCGTGGCGACCATCCTCGGCGTTCCGTTGCAGATCGTCAGCATCACACCGCTTCTGCGGGCAGTGGGCGCGTACCGCCTGGAGCCGCCTGCCCGTTTTATTCCACGCACCTTTCAGGAACGGTATGTCGTACAGCGCTATCGCGCGCTGCAGGAAGGCCAGCCTTCCACGTTCCTGCGGACGCTCCGTGGCGGCGACGGGGTCGAGGAACTGCGCCGAAGCAATGCCTACCTGCATATCAAGCACCGCCTGCGCATGGTCATGTGGTACTACTGGGGGGAACTGCGTAATCAGATGATCGTTGGCAACTGCAACCTGACGGAGAAGATGACCGGCTATTTTATCCGCTACGGAGACAGCGGCTCCGATGTCGATCTTATCGCCGGCCTCTACAAGACGCAGGTCTGGCAGCTGGCCAGTTTCGTCGGGGTCCCCGAGGAGATCGTCCGGAAAGCTCCTTCGCCCGACATAGCTCCGGGCATGACCGATGAATTCGCGCTGCAGATGCGCTACGAGGTGCTGGACCAGATCCTGTGGGGGCTTGCGCATGCCGTGGATCCAGTGGTCATCGAGGACGAGACGGGAGCAACAGCACAGCAACTTGCCTACGTGCAGGAACTTGTGCGCCTGTCGGCTCCGATGCGGACACTG